The following nucleotide sequence is from Roseivirga sp. BDSF3-8.
GATAGCGTTTCCGGAAGAAGCGAGTATGGCGCTTGATGTAATGGCCTCAACGGTGTATGTGACCGGTAATACAGGCAGTTCTTACCCTTCAAAGGGCAACTTTAAGAAGAAGTACGGGGCAGGCAATACGCCTGTTACGATTAATGCCGGTCCTAAAGGAATTGTGAGACTCCTGACTACTTCTGCTGAATAAGAACGGTATTACTGCCTTCTTACCCGTACTATTTCCTACCATTTTCCCCCACCTATGAAAAAGAACGCTGCCCCTCACCAGGCAGACGGACAGAATAACGTACTCAAGAACCGGAATTTCATGATTTTCCTTGCGGGGCAGGGAATCAGCAATTTTGGAGACAGGCTGTCCGAAGCCGCTCTCGCCGTCCTGTTAGTCAAGCTTGTTGGCGAGCAGGGTTTATATAAGTTTCAGACTATCCCCTGGCTCATTACCCTACTCAGTGGCCTGCCGCTGTTAATAGGGGCTGTGGTGGAGCGTAAGCCCAGCCGCAAGGTCATGATCAGAACCAACTGGGGGCTTTTTGCCATCACCCTGCTCTTTTTACTTAGCTCTAACCTGTACTGGTTCATTGCTTTGCAGATTGCCCGCCAGTTTCTGGATAATGCATTCGGGGCAGCCTACGGCAGGTATTTCCCCGGGCTGGTACCGCCTCAGCAGCTTTCCAGGGCCCAGGGTTTGCAGAGTATCGTCGGCCGCTTTAGTACCATAGGTGGGCAACTGGCCGGGGTGGCCGGTGCTCTTGCCCTGGGGTATAATGTTCTGTGGCTGGACGCCATTACCTTTCTTCTCGCCATTGCTGCCTTTCGCATGATCCCCTTTGAGGTACAGGGAGAGAAAGCTGAGGGGGACGAAGCCGAAATTAAAGGGCAGGAGGATGAAGAAAGCTACCTGAAGAAAGCAGGTGAGGCATTTAAGACCCGCATGAAACAAATAGGAAATGACGTGGGAGCCGGCCTGCGCTTTGCCCTTAAGAACCGTACGTTTGTCTCTATTATCCTGGTCTATGCAGCGGCTCACCTGTGCTGGGGAGCAGGCAGCATTGCTATGTACAAACTGGTGATAAGCTGGGGCGGTGAGCTTGGTGATATAGGCAAATACCAGGCTGTGCAGACGGTGGCCGAGCTGGTGGCAGGCTTTTTTATCTTCAGCGGACGAATTACCGAACGTGCCCTGCCCTTCAGCCTTATGCTGCTTTCGCTCTCCTTCATAGGAGCCGGAGCAGCCTCTTATCTGCCGGTAAGTAGTCAGTTGAAGACATTTCTGGGGGGGCGCCTGTTTAAAGGCACCGAGGGCATAGGGTCTAATTTTGTGGGTAATCTGTCAGAGGTGCGCCTGATCCAGATTAGTCCTAAGCACATGCTTGCGCGCCTTCGCGGATTTATAGGGCTTTCCACCCTGTTATTTAACCTGATAGGCAAGACGGCGGCTCTGCAAATGCTTCAAAACAGCTATGGAGCGTACGATGTGTATATATCTGTCGGCTGCGTATCGCTGGTATTACTGGTGGTGGCAGTGGCCCTGGATCGCAAAGGAAAAAGCTCACAATCTCAGGCAGTGGAAGAGGTCATATACCCGGCCAAAGCAGCCTAATTACCTCCCTTAAGAATGGTTTGGAGCGTCACTTCCCGAATGTTTTCCAGCACGTGGCGCGGCGGATTGGTGCGGCCCAGTACCCGCATGCCTGATATGGTGTTATAAAGAAACTGCGCCATCTTTTCCGTATCTGTATGTGGGGCTATTTCCTTATCTTCCTTTGCCACATTCATCAGGTGGCTGAAGGTGTCTGTGAATTCACGCAGGTTATGCTGCAGTTCTGAGCAGGCCTGAGGGTCTTCTGCCGCCCTGTCTACCGAAGCATTTACGATAAAACAGCCCTTGCGGTCAGGATCGGTCAGTATTTCTTCTATGGTGTCTTTCAAAAAACTGTCGAGAAAGCTTCTGAAAGAGGCCTTTTTCCCGATGGTTTCCTTCATCACTTCCTTTTGCCGGCTGCGGTAGTACTTCAGAGAGTCCAGGAACAGCTGGTTTTTGTCTCCGAAACTGGCATACATGGTAGACCGGTTAATGCCCAGATGGTCCACCAGGTCCTGTACAGAAGTGCCATGAAACCCCTTTTGCCAAAAGAGCCTCATGGCTTTTTCCAGAATATCCTCTCTATCGAATGCTTTAGGTCTGGGCATAGGCCCAAATGTACAGAGATTTTCCCATTAAAGGGCCGACATGCCTCCGTCTACGACAAATTCCTGTCCTGTTATGTAGTCATTTGTTGAAAGTTCCAATGCCAGTGAGGCTACCTCATGAGGCTTGCCAAACCGGCCTACCGGTACCCGTGCCTGTATGGAAGCGGCGGTTTCCTTGAGTGTCTCTTCAGGCATACCCATCTTGCTGAATATGGGCGTTTCTATAGGTCCCGGTGCAATGGCGTTAACCCGAATCCCTCTATCTACAAGTTCTCCCGCCAGTACCAGAGAGATTGACCGCGCAGCTGCCTTTGTGGCTGCATAGATGGTGCTGCCAGGCATGGCTATGCGGCCGTTTATAGAGGTGTTTATGAGAATGGACGAGCCCTTAGTCAGATAGGGGAGTGCAGCCTTTACGGAAAATAAGAGGCTCTTCACATTCAGGTTAAACTGAGCATCATATAGCTCATCGGTGATCTGGTCTATGGGGGCAAGGTAGGCTACACCTGCATTAAGAAACAGCGTATCGATACGGCCATATGCTTTGCCTACCTCATCAAAGAACTTTGATGTTTCCTCTGTTTTAGTGAGGTCTGCTACCAGTACCTTGTCAAATATTTCCCCATACTCAGCTTCGGTTTCCTTGAGCCTTTGGGCGTTTCTGGCGTTAGTAATCACCCTGGCCCCTTTTTTCCGGAATACCCTGGCGGTCTCAAGCCCTATGCCACTATTGCCACCGGTGATTACGACTACCTTGTTTTCTAAATTTATCATAATGAATTAATGAATGGTTTTGAGTAATGAAACGAACGTTCCATAATCAGGTTGCTTGTTTTGGAACAATTATTTCAAAATAAACCTGAGTAATGCGTTAGTTTATTTTAGGTAAACCTGTTGGAGGTGGTTAGATGAAGTTTCAATGTGAGAATTTAGCCTTGGGTTATGTAAATAATTAAACATCAGGAGCTTGTTAAACAGCTGATTTTGGCAGACTTGGTCTATTCAAATTAGTCTTTTAGGGTGGATAGGGGGTGTGACGACAGGGCTGAAGAGATTGGAAATCAAGACTTTGTTAAGGAAATATTACTATGCCTTAACATTAGGTGTTTCAACGTATAAAATACCTAGTTTTGGTACGTATTCATTTTAAAATCGACCAAAAATTATTTCTAATTCTATCTATCAATGAAAAAGAGCTACCTGCTATGTCTGCTGGCCACTGTATTCCTGGCCGTTTCCTGTTCGCGTGAGGAGATCCGCCCGGGTACTGATACTGAGTCTGCCAACGAAATTCCTTTCCATGACCGCTACACACCTGAAGAGGAGGCTTTTCTTGGCGAAGACCCCAGCTTCAAATATGAGGGCATGCAAAACATGGCGACTGTCTACAAAGACAATAACCTGGCTATGGGTAACCCAA
It contains:
- a CDS encoding MFS transporter, which codes for MKKNAAPHQADGQNNVLKNRNFMIFLAGQGISNFGDRLSEAALAVLLVKLVGEQGLYKFQTIPWLITLLSGLPLLIGAVVERKPSRKVMIRTNWGLFAITLLFLLSSNLYWFIALQIARQFLDNAFGAAYGRYFPGLVPPQQLSRAQGLQSIVGRFSTIGGQLAGVAGALALGYNVLWLDAITFLLAIAAFRMIPFEVQGEKAEGDEAEIKGQEDEESYLKKAGEAFKTRMKQIGNDVGAGLRFALKNRTFVSIILVYAAAHLCWGAGSIAMYKLVISWGGELGDIGKYQAVQTVAELVAGFFIFSGRITERALPFSLMLLSLSFIGAGAASYLPVSSQLKTFLGGRLFKGTEGIGSNFVGNLSEVRLIQISPKHMLARLRGFIGLSTLLFNLIGKTAALQMLQNSYGAYDVYISVGCVSLVLLVVAVALDRKGKSSQSQAVEEVIYPAKAA
- a CDS encoding TetR/AcrR family transcriptional regulator, whose translation is MPRPKAFDREDILEKAMRLFWQKGFHGTSVQDLVDHLGINRSTMYASFGDKNQLFLDSLKYYRSRQKEVMKETIGKKASFRSFLDSFLKDTIEEILTDPDRKGCFIVNASVDRAAEDPQACSELQHNLREFTDTFSHLMNVAKEDKEIAPHTDTEKMAQFLYNTISGMRVLGRTNPPRHVLENIREVTLQTILKGGN
- a CDS encoding SDR family oxidoreductase; amino-acid sequence: MINLENKVVVITGGNSGIGLETARVFRKKGARVITNARNAQRLKETEAEYGEIFDKVLVADLTKTEETSKFFDEVGKAYGRIDTLFLNAGVAYLAPIDQITDELYDAQFNLNVKSLLFSVKAALPYLTKGSSILINTSINGRIAMPGSTIYAATKAAARSISLVLAGELVDRGIRVNAIAPGPIETPIFSKMGMPEETLKETAASIQARVPVGRFGKPHEVASLALELSTNDYITGQEFVVDGGMSAL